A genomic window from Candidatus Eisenbacteria bacterium includes:
- a CDS encoding 2-oxoacid:acceptor oxidoreductase subunit alpha, translating into GITARVSRMAIDLARKEGAKVGFLRLITVWPFPEKRIRDLARKTKAFVVPEINYGQMALEVERCAAGAAGTVHVPHGGGGVHDPEAILKAILGVKR; encoded by the coding sequence CGGGATCACGGCGCGCGTCTCCAGGATGGCCATCGATCTGGCGCGCAAGGAGGGAGCCAAGGTCGGCTTCCTGCGCCTGATCACCGTCTGGCCGTTCCCCGAGAAGCGGATCCGGGATCTGGCCCGGAAGACGAAAGCCTTCGTCGTCCCGGAGATCAACTATGGACAGATGGCGCTCGAGGTGGAGCGGTGCGCGGCCGGGGCCGCCGGGACGGTGCACGTGCCGCATGGCGGCGGCGGTGTCCACGATCCCGAAGCCATCTTGAAGGCGATCCTGGGGGTGAAGCGATGA
- a CDS encoding 2-oxoacid:ferredoxin oxidoreductase subunit beta, producing the protein MELPLEEHPIAPYIRMDRMPHIWCPTCGIGTVVKCYATALEQSQLDLDKVAVVSGIGCTGRVAGYLKLDGFHSTHGRAIPFATGLKLARPELLVTVFSGDGDLVGIGGNHFIHAARRNMDLMIVLVNNFIYGMTGGQNAATTPPGAKTSTMPFGNYERPFNLPHLAASCGATYVARWTSLHVRRLTKSFREALGRKGFRFIEVIAPCSTLYARLNKLGTGYDLMRFYHDNAEIQHGADVRDLDIAFQDRIICGKFIDEERPTFQEMMMAHYKKVLGEKYVPMSPEGGWIHE; encoded by the coding sequence ATGGAGCTTCCGCTCGAAGAGCATCCGATCGCTCCCTACATCCGGATGGACAGGATGCCGCACATCTGGTGCCCCACCTGCGGCATCGGCACGGTGGTCAAGTGCTACGCCACGGCGCTCGAGCAGTCGCAGCTCGACTTGGACAAGGTGGCGGTCGTCTCTGGCATAGGCTGCACAGGGAGAGTCGCGGGATACCTGAAGCTCGACGGCTTCCACAGCACGCACGGGCGGGCGATCCCGTTCGCGACGGGATTGAAGCTCGCGCGGCCCGAACTCCTCGTCACGGTCTTCTCAGGCGACGGCGACCTCGTCGGCATCGGCGGCAATCACTTTATCCACGCCGCGCGCCGGAACATGGACCTGATGATCGTGCTGGTCAACAACTTCATCTATGGGATGACGGGCGGGCAGAACGCGGCCACGACTCCGCCGGGGGCCAAGACCTCCACGATGCCCTTCGGAAACTACGAGAGGCCGTTCAATCTGCCCCATCTGGCGGCGAGCTGCGGGGCCACCTATGTCGCGCGCTGGACGAGCCTGCATGTGCGGCGGCTGACGAAGTCCTTCCGAGAAGCGCTGGGCAGGAAGGGGTTCCGGTTCATCGAGGTGATCGCTCCCTGCTCGACCCTCTATGCGCGATTGAACAAGCTCGGCACCGGGTACGATCTGATGCGCTTCTATCACGACAACGCCGAGATCCAGCACGGAGCCGACGTTCGGGATCTGGACATCGCCTTTCAGGACCGGATCATCTGCGGCAAGTTCATCGACGAGGAGCGCCCGACCTTCCAGGAAATGATGATGGCGCACTACAAGAAGGTGCTCGGAGAGAAGTACGTGCCGATGTCGCCCGAGGGAGGCTGGATCCATGAGTAG